In Thermoanaerobaculia bacterium, the sequence GCGTTCGACGCCGTGATCGAAGCGATCACCAAGGGCTTGAAGAAGGGTGATCGCGTGCAGATCCCCGGTTTCGGCAGCTTCAGCGTCGGAAAGCGCGCGGCGCGCAAGGGTCGCAACCCCGCGACCGGTGCCACCATCACCATCAAGGCCAGCAAGAACGCCCGCTTCAAGGCCGGCAAGGACCTCAAGGACGCGCTGAACAAGGGCAAGTAAGCTGCCCGGGAGTCTCGGGCAGCGAGGTTCGGACTCGTTCGGACCGCCCGTGTCGTTCTGATCGCACTGCCTGACGCCAGAAGCCCTGCGGAGAGATGCTCGCCGCAGGGCTTTTGTGCTTCTCGCCGGCCTTGTTCCCTCCCGTGGGGCCGGGTCAGCGGACGTCGCGGTAGCGCGCCGCGAGTTGCTCCGGCGCCACGCCGCGCACGAACTGTGTCCAGATCCACCAGTTGCCGAGCACGGTGCGCAGGGGGCCGCGGGCGGCGAAGCGCCGCGCCGAAGTGACGACCGGCTGCGGCAGGATCGCGATCCTGCCGCTCTCCCGCAGGCGCAGCATGAAGTCGAGATCTTCGAGCAGCGGCCAGTCGCGAAACCCGCCCAGGTCCTCGAATCGCTCCCGGCGCACGAACT encodes:
- a CDS encoding HU family DNA-binding protein; this encodes MAGKADIVEYVAGNVDGLTKKQAGEAFDAVIEAITKGLKKGDRVQIPGFGSFSVGKRAARKGRNPATGATITIKASKNARFKAGKDLKDALNKGK